The Thermovibrio guaymasensis genomic interval GAGATTGCCTTTAAAAATGGACTCTATCCCTATCAGTTAATTGAAATTCTTCAGGGAGGTAAAAATGGGGAAACTTCAGAAGCTGGCCATAAGTGATGAGGGTTTCATCTTTGACCCTGAAACGGGAAGCAGCTTCACTGTTAACCAGACCGGTCTCTTTATTCTGAAGCTCCTTAAGGAGGGTAAAAGTCAGGAAGAGATTGTTGAGGCTTTAACAGAGGAGTTTGACGTGAGCCGTGGGGAAGCCGCCAGAGACCTGATTGACTTCCTTGAGCAGCTAAGGCTCAACGGCCTTTTAAGGGAGGAGAAAAATGTATAAGGTAGCCGTTTCGGGAATAAATGCCGTTGATAACCCCGGCCCCGGCGTTGGCATTGCAAAGAGTTTGAAGGAGGGAGACAGGGAGCTCCGGGTCTTCGGCCTTGCCTATGACGCCATGGAGCCGGGAATCTACATGGACTGGCTGATAGACAAGAGTTTTATAATGCCCTACCCCAGTGAAGGAGAGGAGCTCTTCTTAAACCGGCTCCTCTACATTAAGGAAAAGTACGGCTTTGATGCAGTAATTCCCGCCCTTGACGCAGAGCTCCCCCTCTTCATAAAAGGCGCCCAGTACCTTGAAAACCTCGGGATAAAAACCTTCCTCCCGACTCAGGAGCAGTTTAACTTAAGGGCTAAAGATAAACTCCCCGAAGTTGCCGAGAGAATAGGAGTTAAAGTTCCTAAGACAGTTGTCGTTACCTCATACGAGGAGCTCAGTAAAGCCGTCTCCGAGCTCGGCTTCCCTGTTATGATTAAGGGCATCTTCTACAAGGCCTACAAAGCCCAAAATATGGCTCAGGCTACCGCCTACTTTAACTCAATAGTCAGTGAGTGGGGCTACCCGATAATCGTTCAGGAAGTAGTCTCCGGCGAGGAGATGAACGTTGTAGGGGTCGGAGACGGTGAGGGAGGGCACTTCGGCCTTGTGGGAATAAAAAAACTCTGGATAACCAGTCTCGGGAAAATCTGGACGGGAGTAACCGTGAAGAATGAAAAACTCCTTGAGGCCGCAGAGGGGTTTGTTTCGGCCTACTCTTGGAGGGGAGCCTTTGAGTTTGAATGTGTAGCCACCGATAGCGACATCTACCTGATTGAGATTAATCCCCGATTTCCCGCGTGGGTTTACTTCTCAACGGGAGTCGGCGTAAACCTTCCCTACAGGCTCCTTCAGGCGGCTTTGGGAGTGGAACCCGAAAGGAGCTGGGATTACGAGGCTGGAAAGCTCTACGTCCGCTACACCGACGACCTCGTTACCGACATGGATAGATTCCAGAAAATCATTACTTCCGGGGAGGTATAGAATGGGGCGCTTTCTGGCAGCCGCGGTTCTTTTGGGAATTCTTCTATTTAATCCCGGCTGCTGCCGTTGTCACTCCTGCGGAGAGGTCTGTCATCATCCCTGTAAGTGCTGTGTAAATCAAGATTTTAGGAGGTAAATATGAAGAAACCCTATGAGAAGCCGGTAATTTTCAAGCTCAAAACCGGCTTTATGAATAAGTTCGGCGAAGGTTCCTATCTCTTAAAGAAAGTTCGCTCCAAGATAGAGGGTGTAAGTGTTGATGACCTCGTTAAAGAGTTCGGCTCTCCCCTCTTTGTCTTTTCCGAGAGGAAGTTGAGACAGAAGTTCCGTGAGCTAAAGAATGCCTTTGCTCTCCGTTACCCCAACGTTGAGTTCAGCTGGTCTTACAAGACCAACTACCTTGACGCTATCTGTGCCATTCTCCACGATGAGGGGGAGACTGCCGAAGTTGTCTCAGAGTTTGAGTACGAGAAGGCAAGGAGGCTCGGAGTTCCTGGAAATAAAATCATTTACAACGGTCCCTACAAGCCCCTTGATTCCCTGCGTGTTACAGTCAAAGAGGGGGCAAGGATTAACGTTGACCACTTTGAGGAGATAGCAGACCTTGAGCAGGTTGCTGACGAGTTGGGTACCAAGCCCCGTATAGGTATCAGGCTTAACATGGATATAGGGATTCAGCCCCAGTGGAGCCGTTTCGGCTTTAACCTTGAGAGCGGTCAGGCTTTGGACGCCGTTAAGCGAATTGCCGCCGGAGGCAAACTTGAGCTTGTGGGTCTCCACTGCCACATCGGTACCTTTATCCTTGAGCCCCGTGCCTACGAGCAGGAAGTTAAGAAGATGGTTGAGTTTGCTTACCGCGTTGAGGAGGAGTTCGGCTTCAAAATTGAGTACCTTGATATCGGAGGCGGTTTCCCCTCAAAGAACAAGCTCAGGGGAATTTACCTCCCTCCCGACGTTGCCGTTCCTTCAATTGATGAGTTTGCAGAAAGGGTCTGCAACGCTTTGCTATCCTCCCTCCGTCCTGGAGATTACCCGAAGTTAATCCTTGAGAGTGGAAGGGCTATAGTTGATGAATCAGGCTACCTGATTACCACAGTTCACGCTGCAAAGAGAATGCCCGACGGCAGAAAAGCCTACGTCCTTGATGCGGGAGTAAACATCCTTTTTACCGCCTTTTGGTACCACTTTAACGTTGAGATTGACAGAGAAATAAACGGTCCAGCCGAGCCCTGCATTCTCTACGGTCCCCTGTGTATGAACATTGATGTTGTTGACGATATGGTTCAACTCCCTCCCCTTCCTAGGGGAACGAGGTTAATTCTTTCTCCCGTAGGCGCATACAACGTTACCCAGTGGATGCAGTTTATCAGGTACAGGCCCAACGTCGTTTTAATCGGGGAAAACGGAGAGGTTGAGCTAATCAGGAAGGCCGAGGACCTTTCTGACATAGTCAAAAGAGAGAGACTCCCCGAAAGGTTGGAGCTGAAATGGAAAGGTTAAAAAACTACTTTCTCCCTATTCTGAGGAGCTACTCGGCGGTTCTCTTTAACTCAAGTTTCTTGGGAGGAGGGGCTCTCCTCCTTCTAACCTTTTTAAACCCTAACCTCGGTTTAGGAGGTTTGGTTGCCGTTATTTCGGCCTACCTCTTTGCCAGGTTAATCAGCTTTAAGAGGGAGTTCCTTCGCCTTGACTACTACATCTACAATCCCCTTCTGGTGGGCCTTTCCCTAGGTTATCTCTTTAAAGTTTCCTTTCTCAGCCTCCTTTTCTTTGCGGTTGCCGGAGTTATGACCTTTCTCTTAACCTACGCCCTCTCTTCTCTCTTTTCCTACTACCTTAAACTTCCCGTCCTCAGCGTTCCCTTCGTTATAGGGAGTTCCCTCCTCTACCTGGCGAGCGTAAAGTTCAGCAACCTTTTTGCAGTAAACCTCTATCCCCACGGAGCTCCCCCCTTTTCTTTTAACCTGCCCCTGCCCCTTGAGGGCTACTTAAAATCCCTCGGGGCAATCTTCTTCGTCCCAGATTCATTTGCCGGCTTTGTTATTTTCCTTGTTCTCCTAATGGTTTCTCGGATTCTCCTCTTCCTTTCACTTTTGGGCTACTTCTCGGGAGCTCTCTTCCAGGCCCTCTTAACTGGTTCAACCTACCACGCTTTCTCCGATACCTCTGCCTTCAACTACATCCTTACCTCAATGGCGGTAGGCGGTGTTTTCCTTATTCCCTCTTTAAGGAGCTACAAGTTTGCCCTCCTCTCCTCTCTCATTGCCGTTCCTTTAAGTGCCGGTGCCAAGGTCTTCTGGGAGAGCTACGGACTTCCCGTCTTTGCCATACCCTTTAACATCTCAACTCACATGCTCCTCTACGTTTTAATCGCCATTAGCTACTACTCTGTTGTAAAGATTTACAAGGGAACTCCCGAAAGGACCCTTGACTACTACCTTACCTACCAGAGGAGATTTCCCTTTACCGGCAGGGAGCTCCTGCCGCCCTTCTCAGGAAGGTGGACTGTCTGGCAATCCTTTGACGGCCGATGGACCCATAAAGGCCCCTGGAGGTACGCCCTTGACTTCGTTATTACCGATGAAGAGGGTAAGACCTATAAGGGGGAGGGCCTCTACCTTACCGACTACTACGCCTTCGGTAAACCCGTTCTCTCTCCCGTTGACGGTGAGGTCGTCTCTGTGGTCTCAAACCTTCCCGATAACCCTCCCGGGAAGGCCGACAAAGAGAACAACTGGGGCAATTACGTTCTAATCTACGACAGAAGAGGCTTTTACGTTCTCCTGTGCCACTTTAAGCAGAACTCTATCAGGGTAAAACCGGGAGAACACGTTGTTAAGGGTACTCTCTTGGGACAGTGTGGGAACTCTGGCTACTCTCCCCAGCCCCACATCCACCTTCACGTTCAGCTCCTTCCCCATTTGGGAGCCCCCACAGTTCCCTTTAACCTTGCCTCTTACCTGTCGGGGGAGTTTTTCTACGACTGTGGGGTGCCTGAAGAGGGGCAGGAGGTTGAGCCGGTTTACCCCGATAAATCTCTCTTTAACCGCCTCAACCTTCTGATTGACCAGGAGATGGAGTTTACCGTTTCAGAGTTAGGAAAGGAGTTTCCTCTCAAACTCAAGGTTAAGATGGCTCCGGAGGGGACCTTTTACCTTACCGACGGCCTTGCTAAGCTTTACTTTGGAATAGAGAACTCTACTTTCTACTTCTACCATTTTGAGGGAGATAGTTCCTCTCCTCTCAGGTATTTCTTCTTTTCCGCTCCAAAAATTCCACTTATCGGCCGTCAGGGGATTATCTGGAAGGATTATCTACCCCTCCTAACTCTCTCTTCAAAATTGAGGAGGGAGCTCTACCTTTTTCTCTCTTCCTTCAAGTACGGCCTCTTTGAGGTTAAGGTTGAGAGTTCCTTTATCTCTTCTGAAAAGGTCTCTTCTGATATACTTCTGCCGGGAGGAGAGAAGGAGAGAGCTTGCCTTCTGATAGCTCCCGACTTTGGATTTGAAGAGATCTGCTTTGGAAATAAAGTAACAATAAGGAGGAAGAGATGAGAAAGCTAATCGGAGTTCTTACAGTTTCACTTCTCTTTTCTGCACCTGCCCTTTCTCAGGAAATTCACGGTTACGAAGCCATCTACGGCAGCTACGTTAACTACTCAGGTTCAGGAATTAAGGACTACGGCTATTCCGGAACCGCGTACCTTGCAGTTGGAGATGGGAAGGAGCATTCCCTTCAGGCTGGCTACTCTTATACTAAAATCAAGTACAAGAGTGCTCCAGACCTTAATCAGAACGAATTTACTCTGGCCTATTCAAATACAAATGGAATCCTGAAAAACCACACTTTTACCTTCGGTGGTCACTACATTGACTCTGATGACGACTTAACCGATGGTGGATATGCCCTCTTTTTTGACGGAACTTACTCGAGCTACTCAAAAACTTACCCTTACGCTTTTAACTGGTCTGGTGGCCTTGGTTTTTACTACACCAGATACCCCAATACTGTTGACTTCTACGTTTTCCAGCTTACTCCCCATGCAACCTTGAAACTATTTTCTGACTATAAAAAGGGAGCTCTCTACCTTGACCTTACCGGTTACGGGATTCACGTTGATAAGAGTTCCCAGGTTGGCCTTTCAAAGAGCAACTACTACTCCCTTGAGGGAACTCTCAGATATTACTACGGCCGATACGACTTTAAAGTGGGCGGCTGGGTCGGTCAGCAGGTCTTTGCAGTTAAGAAAGGAGGTTTTATCGTCTATAACCTGTCTGAGAAGTACAAGGGAGGAGCAGAACTTGAGACTGGCTACACTTTTAAGAATGGCCTGAGATTTTCATTCAACGTTAGCTATAACAAGTATAAGGAACTTTCTACCGATAATTCGGTTAACCAGACTGTAATTACCGCCTCCCTTGGGTACAGATTTTAGGGGGAGGAGATGTTCCTGAGAGTATTTGTCCTCCTTCTCCTCATCTTCTCCTCCATTGCCTACTCTATGGACTATGAGGAAATTAAGAGCTCCTATAGCCGTTCTTACTTCTACGAGAAGAGTGGAGATTACGAGGATGCGATAAAGGCCTTAATGCCGGTCTATAAAAGTTTCCCAAACGGCTATACCGTTAATCTCAGGCTTGGGTGGCTCTACTACCTTGCAAAGAAGTACGCAAACTCCGAGTTTCACTACAAGAAGGCTCTTCAAGTAATTCCCTCGTCGGTTGAGGCCATGCTTGGCCTCAC includes:
- a CDS encoding HPr-rel-A system PqqD family peptide chaperone, yielding MGKLQKLAISDEGFIFDPETGSSFTVNQTGLFILKLLKEGKSQEEIVEALTEEFDVSRGEAARDLIDFLEQLRLNGLLREEKNV
- a CDS encoding alanine racemase translates to MKKPYEKPVIFKLKTGFMNKFGEGSYLLKKVRSKIEGVSVDDLVKEFGSPLFVFSERKLRQKFRELKNAFALRYPNVEFSWSYKTNYLDAICAILHDEGETAEVVSEFEYEKARRLGVPGNKIIYNGPYKPLDSLRVTVKEGARINVDHFEEIADLEQVADELGTKPRIGIRLNMDIGIQPQWSRFGFNLESGQALDAVKRIAAGGKLELVGLHCHIGTFILEPRAYEQEVKKMVEFAYRVEEEFGFKIEYLDIGGGFPSKNKLRGIYLPPDVAVPSIDEFAERVCNALLSSLRPGDYPKLILESGRAIVDESGYLITTVHAAKRMPDGRKAYVLDAGVNILFTAFWYHFNVEIDREINGPAEPCILYGPLCMNIDVVDDMVQLPPLPRGTRLILSPVGAYNVTQWMQFIRYRPNVVLIGENGEVELIRKAEDLSDIVKRERLPERLELKWKG
- a CDS encoding ATP-grasp domain-containing protein, which translates into the protein MYKVAVSGINAVDNPGPGVGIAKSLKEGDRELRVFGLAYDAMEPGIYMDWLIDKSFIMPYPSEGEELFLNRLLYIKEKYGFDAVIPALDAELPLFIKGAQYLENLGIKTFLPTQEQFNLRAKDKLPEVAERIGVKVPKTVVVTSYEELSKAVSELGFPVMIKGIFYKAYKAQNMAQATAYFNSIVSEWGYPIIVQEVVSGEEMNVVGVGDGEGGHFGLVGIKKLWITSLGKIWTGVTVKNEKLLEAAEGFVSAYSWRGAFEFECVATDSDIYLIEINPRFPAWVYFSTGVGVNLPYRLLQAALGVEPERSWDYEAGKLYVRYTDDLVTDMDRFQKIITSGEV
- a CDS encoding urea transporter, which produces MERLKNYFLPILRSYSAVLFNSSFLGGGALLLLTFLNPNLGLGGLVAVISAYLFARLISFKREFLRLDYYIYNPLLVGLSLGYLFKVSFLSLLFFAVAGVMTFLLTYALSSLFSYYLKLPVLSVPFVIGSSLLYLASVKFSNLFAVNLYPHGAPPFSFNLPLPLEGYLKSLGAIFFVPDSFAGFVIFLVLLMVSRILLFLSLLGYFSGALFQALLTGSTYHAFSDTSAFNYILTSMAVGGVFLIPSLRSYKFALLSSLIAVPLSAGAKVFWESYGLPVFAIPFNISTHMLLYVLIAISYYSVVKIYKGTPERTLDYYLTYQRRFPFTGRELLPPFSGRWTVWQSFDGRWTHKGPWRYALDFVITDEEGKTYKGEGLYLTDYYAFGKPVLSPVDGEVVSVVSNLPDNPPGKADKENNWGNYVLIYDRRGFYVLLCHFKQNSIRVKPGEHVVKGTLLGQCGNSGYSPQPHIHLHVQLLPHLGAPTVPFNLASYLSGEFFYDCGVPEEGQEVEPVYPDKSLFNRLNLLIDQEMEFTVSELGKEFPLKLKVKMAPEGTFYLTDGLAKLYFGIENSTFYFYHFEGDSSSPLRYFFFSAPKIPLIGRQGIIWKDYLPLLTLSSKLRRELYLFLSSFKYGLFEVKVESSFISSEKVSSDILLPGGEKERACLLIAPDFGFEEICFGNKVTIRRKR